TTTATCTATGTCTTTCTGTTTTTGGAGATAGGGGCGTCATTGTTGAACGCAATATTCTAAAAGAGGACAAACCAAAGATATATATTGGGTGAGAATTGAATCTTTAGATACATGCTCAAAAGAATTGTTAATTAAGCCAATAATTCCATCTGGTTTCTTTATGACTTCTGAACATTGCTAGGCGTGTTTTAAGTTATTCGATATTGTTAAATCAATTTGATTGTCTacaccaggggttctcaacctttttatcgttaagaaccccctgagttataagaccatctacccgaacccccagtattatcacatggaacatggaactcaatatgcaatggtactggaaaggattttattaaatcagccatctaagtacccctggaaatcttcttatgaaccccctggggtttcgcgctgccaggatggccactgtccatgagctaacatcattaggtctctatgacgctgaagacgtctatgcagaacggtttggttggcaatagacaatctcattatcagactttgatttctaagttatgaaaaaaaaaactcatttacggggtttcatatgttcatggtgtcttgtagtctacttactaacctagaaggaaagaaaatatcatactaacttcgagttatcaattgaggaagaagtaattttgtcccaggaatagagctagatggtatataaaaacacaatgcatagttataacctaactctactattatagcgtttttgtcgtagatacatgtttgaaaatactttacctatcttgatatctccttatgtgacagaagaatatccaaagatatacgatatgcagttgaccatcttttctgtgaaatattacgatatctgttgaatctggcaacttcaacgggagtttgggtcctctcctagtgtttccttatatttgaaacattgatatttacatgtcattgtgatcagggtaataaaggaaactaagtttgctttttttctaagagcataatatagaaaaagttatgtctacaggtggcagtttatgtataagacaagcaaacctgtgtgcactcatccactctatccagaagcttaactaattttcaaaagttcccaatagttacacaactaccattggtctactgtttctatccagttatctacaaacacgtacacattcacggcagcaacatgcaaagtacattaaatactccggagcaaagctgcctcaccttgtttcattaatcagctaactcttgcacactttcagaccaaagctatttttcatttaccatcgacgattttatattcgaatcaagatttaaacgacgattgagaactttcggcctaaagttgttgagggccgtgacggccttgggcgccgcacgggggaaggaggtggctgttgggtccggcctggggcccaaggcaggaactggctgcaggtccttcttttccttagtggcctcaagcttcactactagtcgtccacttgcagcgcctcacactaggcaagggtcgccataagcaagagatcaatgtctaccactcaccagatggtgccatgaggggccctaaaggggtgataagggctccttgcatagaatatgatggtgagtggtgtgtacgggtcccctgcttataatgacaccgggctgaacaactcgccatgaacgagggcactctgtgcgccatgagccaggcactgacagtaccagtggtcctttaagttaggttaggttaggttagataaaaaggactcactttatgacagtgtttggggagtgatgtgtggcgggtcattgctcatggcgacccgtgtgaggcattgcaaggttgcattgTCACTGCTTTCATAACCACGGACTGGGTGAAacgtttcgtcccagtacctgtgtaggtaataatactttgaatcgtttcgccatcgccgcatcgctaccctcgataaacggatcgttatcctctacaaacctgtcgtggaatcccattgttaacgtggactcattttcccttgcggcttcaagctcactggttgtcgtcaacttgcagcgcctcacactaggcaaggggtcgccttaagcagtctgccgtgtctaccgtccaccagatgatggcgtgaggggcctttaaggggtgataagggctccttgcatagagtctggtggtgagtggtgtgtacgggacctctgcttataatgacaccgtgctgaacaactcgccatgaacgagggcacgctgtgcgcattgcaccaggcactgacaataccagtggtcctttacggggtgaaaaggactcactgacagtgtttggggagtggtgtgtggcgggtcattgctcatggctacccgtgtgaggcgcagtaaggtggcagcgtcactctcctcgcactcaagggtctgggtgaactcttacggggtgaaagggttcgtctcagtacctgtgtaggcaagtgaacttcaattgcgtcgcagtgaggtggcagcgccactctcctcgcacctaagggtgtggggtggacccttacggggtgaaagggtctgtcccagtaccggtgtaagcaagtgaacttcaattgcggcgcaggaaggtggcagcgtcactctactcgcacccaagggtctggggtggacccttacggggtgaaagggttcgtcccagtacctgtgcaggcaagtggacttcaatattgtgtcgtgaaatcgcatcgtgagaactggaaccacatcgacatcgtggaaacacGCATCGTTACCATGGAAACTgaaattgcatcttgatcgtggaaactcgcattattatcgtggaaacgggaaaggcatctttatcatggaatggTACCGTtgttttggaaactcgcatcgctatcgaggaaactggaatagcactattatcttggaaactcggagtgCTATcaaggaatctggaatcacatcttatcatacacactgttatcgtggaagctctcgtgatcgtcgttcgtttcgttatctctgaattacttaattagtcttggtattattcttagcctccgtaataatagagatgttggtcatttttatcttatctcttttactgtatttttttcttggtgtatagtttagtgttcttcaaccttttctaagttcgtgcaccttttcgagaagcaaggaggactataaagaaATGcttcaatatttgtaattttcccctactttaagactgaaaatcgatagataacattattgtatatctacctgaagctatagtttttcggtcctaaacagtcgctatagagtgcgaaatgtactataacaaaatgccacatctcaaacacatcaggccagTGTTCCATCTGAGTGTAATATtatgaataaatcgtaatactttgattaatgtcaataggagaggacccaaactgtcacattttcagtgttcgcaggttggattaattcaggagtgggtcagcatcgtctcgcggtacagagtagtcgtctctaaacactgtattacgatgtatttattgatttaccatgcttttactcgctccattatttttctgttattattctatcgtggtatttctttatagttacttgagtttatacgactaacattatgatatagagcaaaacatatagtctggtgtaccaagatctttcatttttagagacttaaatacagcacggaaccttaacacacatttcacctcgcatctgcacaggttaattcttcacaaggaatgagtagagcaatatttgttcggttttctttatgagaaaaaagaaaattagcggccgaaacagaaatagtccgagggtgctgtagtgttttcatcaccgtgttcctaagctctgtcttgccatagcctgaacatggtattcagttcagttcagttgataggcggaagtgtagcctggatatcggcacttcctgatgtgttttggtttgggttttgtctgggtctgtagctgtaattagTTATTATTTAAAATTTTACTCTATGTTCTCCTATTTTCCAAAAATCAtatatcatttctttattttcttttatactagatttttcaaaaagtaattttccaatgaggtgtttttcattttctgggaAAGGACGCTAccaattggggtgtttggatctttcattattattattattattattattattattattattattattattattattattattattattattattatttgtgtgtgtgtgtgtgtgtgtgtgtgtgtgtgtgtgtgtgtgtgtgtgtgtgtgtgctcaagtTCAAGTTCAACAAGTTTATTCCATATAATATAAACATACAATAATGCATATATGAAATTAGAATCAATAACATGGATAAGGTCTGCAGAGAttaatctcgtgtgtgtgtgtgtgtgtgtgtgtgtgtgtgtgtgtgtgtgtgtgtgtgtgtgtgtgtgtgtgtgtgtgtgtgtgtgtgtgtgtgtgtgtgtgtgtgtgtgtgtgtgtgtgtgtgtgtgtgtgtgtgtgtgtgtgtgtgtgtgtgtgtgttatcagcaAACTATGGTATTATACCGGTTACACCCTCATCTATAGAGTttagagacaaggaagaaaacacgTTCTTTTAAAACTGACCCCTGTGCCATCCCGCtggttacgtcagtccactttTTATATACAAGAAAACTAATGCGTGGTCGCTATCATCAGAATATGATGGGTTAATTAGTGTGAGTTATATTCACTTATTGCTTTTCTGAATAGTGTGTTTCCTCTTCatgacacaaaaaaataaagtctgTATCTAGTTTATGAGATGAATAAAGAGTAATTCATGTATCAATAAAGGCAGACAGAAAAGCACGTTTTATTTGGACTAGACATTAAAATACTGCGTTACTAAGTCATAAAGAAAAGTCATTCATAGAAAGTCACTCCGTtctgaaagacaaagaaaaagattgtTTCCTTCCGTGACAAGGACGTGGAGCCTTCGTTCAGATCTTCTCGGCCTCTCTGTCATCTGTCTGTCACAGCAGCACCACTGTGGCTTGCCCTTTAGATTACTGTGCGTACTTTCTTGTGCCAAACATTGTACTACAACAGTTCATCTTTCCACAGTAGTGTGGTTGTTTTGCTTGCCGGCGTTGTTGTCTTACAGGTCTTCCCTCCGGGACAACATATCATCATCTACAGGCAAAACTTTCTTTTTGACGTCTGATGCGCCTCAGTCTAGTGGTCTTGTTTTGCATCTGCGAGGTTCGCTTCTGCATCTGTTGAGTTCAATTATAAAGACCCGTCATCTTGTCTTCCAATTCGACTGTCTTATTCTGCAAATCCAATGTTTCTTTTTCCAGGCCTAATGTTTGGTCTTCAATATCTACTGTCATGTTCGAAAGTTTCGCCATCATGTTCTCTAAATCCGCCATCTTGTTCTGTAGATCTTTAATCTGGACCTGCAGACTCTGAGTTCCTTCCTGCAGGTCTCCTGTCTTGTTCTGGAGACTCTCGGTCATCTCCTGCAAACTCACAACCATGTTTTCAATCTCAGTGGCTTGTGTCCACACGCACCATCATTCGCCCCATAATGACAGTCTTCATTAACATCGCACCTGTTTCGTTTTCTGTTCGCATCGTCTTGTTTTCCACTCCTAGTattctgtttttcatttcattcgatATTTTCTCTAAGTCTCCTGTtcggtttttcaagagtgttgttcggttacacacacacacacacacacacacacacacacacacacacacacacacacacacacacacacacacacacacacacacacacacacacacaacaacaacaacaacaacaacaacaacaacaacaacaacagagagggtctgggtttgagtcctgggaagcggcgaggcaaatgggcaagcctcttaatgtgttaacctagcagtaaataggtacgagatgtaactcgaggggttgttgcCTCgtcttcccggtgtgtggagtgtgttgtagtctcagtcctacccgaaggaggaggaggagaagaggggaaggaggacctGTAGATATTATTTTATGATGTGTTTTAACttagaaaatacaaatgaataataaatctgtgtttctcTGGCTTATAAAAGTTTCTTTCTGTTATATCGCACTAAAGTTTAATTTGTAATCCACAGTCAGAAAGTAACAAGTCGCTCTGTGGGAGCCAAAAATGGAGTCACAAAATCGCAGTAGTACCATATACGATGGCAAAGTCGTAAAGTCAAAATCTCACTTGAAAAAGATAAAGTCGCCGCCAGCTCAGGAGTCTACATTCTTATTACTGGGTCGGCAATCTGATGAGTCATGAGCTCAAGCtatgaaagaaaagttgaaataaTAGTTATATAATTCAGACAGCCCCCAAGAGTACTCATGCTCAAGTAGAGACGATACATTTTGCTCTGGGAAGGAAAAAGTCCCTAATCGAGGTAGAAGTGTACTATATCATTACTTCATCACATACTCCAGCTAGCGACACGAAGGGGTTAAGTAGGTGTATCAAGGGCGAGGGTCAGTCTGGATTGGTTTCTGGAGTGATTGGCGTTGGATTGATAAGAAAGTAAAGTATGTACGTGTAAAGTTAGTAAACTGTAACCTTGGGTCCGTCTATGCGAGTGAAAGGTCGAGAGTGCTGCATCTCTTAACGCCTTATAATACGTAGATGGTAGATTGCATGGTTTTTCTCCTTCTGTGCAGATGTAAGTGAGGGGACTTGGCGGAGGTGATCAGAAAACCAGGGCGTACCAAGAGTCATgtcaggactctctctctctctctctctctctctctctctctctctctctagaaaatcTGAATAACAATTTCTGACAAGAATCAAACCTATCAGATTACCtaattttatcatattttattaCTGTACACGTAATTGACTTGCAAGAGTGTTTTACGCaatattcagttttctttttctttttttttttactttatatttttttttcccaagtgagaagtatatatatatatattttttttttttaatgtggagTCAGAGAACAAGAGATAGAAATGGTAAACTATGGCCCACTAAAGCAttgtgatttattttccttttctaaaatGATTTGTGGAGAGTTTGCCAGCCACAGCGACATGACCACTTCGATCTTCAACTGTTGCTTCCATACGTAAGTCAATTATACCTTGAAAGATAAACAATTACTAGTAAGTTGTGTAAATAgtctgctttttatttattctatttgttttcttatttatttatccatctattatCTCTATATAAAAGTTAGAGGTTCCCAAAAGAGTTTAAAGCAAATTCCATGATTACGAGGTGTACTATGAAGATATTTGCCCTTCTGACTGCGGTACACATAATATAGGCTATtaccaacatttttttcctcagtgGTCTCCTTTCCAGAATATACTTTACGTTTTCTTATCTTCATAATTTTATATCTAATTAATAAGAGACGATTTGGGATTGTCTCCTTTCATACTGTAGTCGGTAGCAGGTACGAGGGCGTCACCTTGTATACCACCTACCGTCCTATGAAGCGATATATGGCTACTGTTTTCTCGTAACCTTTTGTAGCCTTTGACATGAGGCCCTGAACTAATATAGactcacaaggaaaaaaatcgatggaagaaagagatcgCTATGGTAATATTGCTGTTTAATAGTGTAACATTTTCAATTTAACTTGCACTAATCTTCAAATAATTTCACAGCTTTCAGTCAAATTTTATCCATTGCCTCTAACCCAGTCTAGTTTTGTGATGTACGTAAACTTCTTACAATTTCATAGATGCAAGCTAGATTTAAGTCGTTCCAGTACCATGATggctttccatattcattttggttactatttggtgatttcatacaacttcagaaacttatatgggggattaaaatagtgaagactgtgaccattaatcttctgacctccataggtcCTTCgttatgtcaatgaaatggtctaatcgtacacaaatctcaaggtaaaaatctgtcccggtattgaagggattattATTGTAAcaacgattattattattactgtgacGGATTATGATTAAGCGACTCACTAATTTACAATCAATTTTATCCTTGTCAACATtatatacatcttttttttttcatcttctaccCTCTGTTccccattcctctttttctttccccatcCGGTCATCTCCTTTCACTTTCATCTGGGTTAAGTTGGTCCGGTTGccgcaatgtgtgtgtgtgtgtgtgtgtgtgtgtgtgtgtgtgtgtgtgtgtgttctcaagGTCTCTCTAGaaatacttccttctttccttaattttaatacttcctctcctccctctgtccttccttctttctttctttcttttttcttatctcttcctgcTATGTTCTATTTCACctacttacttttttcttttgtttcctttacttctaTACATGAATTTCTCGCATCTATGCCTTCcgtcctctttttttgtcttcctgaggtccttccctttcttttgtaTGCGTCACTGTCacaccctccttttcttttgtgttgctTCTCTGCCTGAGGGTAATTAGGTCTTGAAGGTCAGGTGGTCAGAGAAATGGGCGTTGCTTTCATTCTATCCCATTTAACCTAGTTCTTCGTCAGCTAATTTTATATAACCCACAAAAACCTTAGACATGTGTAGCCTTTCACTCCTTTTGTCTCAGCGGGGATTCCATTGATGTTTTGCGAGTCTTTGGGGCGTTAAAAGGATGTCCATACACTCCATATCATACCTAGCCTTTGTGTCCACTGGCGTCATTGTGAAGGTGTGTTTATGAGCCTGCCTTTTATGTTATGAGGTTGATCTGTCATGTTCTCTCATTTCTGTACGTTtttatctctcatttccttttacctttaaaccttacttcctttctctccaaatGGGTTCACCTGTGGGTACTTATAGTGCAGTAGCAGTATAAATATGTGGTCTTGTTTTTATCATATTCAATGTTGTAGCTATtatacaaaaatgaaagagataTACGGTACACACGAATCCACGTAGTTACTTTGATATTCAGAGTCGCATTTCTAGAACGTTAATTAGTACTAGCATCACTCAGATCGGTATGTTAGGACTTCTATTTACCTTTATTCAGTGGAAGAATATCCAGCCTAGCGCGAGGCTTACTCCTTATCTACGGGGTTTGCTCTAAGGTCAATTGAATTTAATGCCGTTTCGTGGTCATTCACTGAGACGTGAGATCGAGGATACCGCCCATACCCTAGACATagctatggtctctctctctctctctctctctctctctctctctctctctctctctctctctctctctctctctctctctctctctctctctctctctctctctctgttgtagaGGTGGTGTGTTCACTATGTGACAACATGGCTTGAAGTAGAAATACCACTACCAATGCCAACTTGAACACGTGTACGTGGAGATGGATGTAGGATCGGGAATAAgggatttcatttatttaccaacTAGGAAACACTGCTGGGACAAAGCTTCGTGTTATGGTGCAGAAATGTACCATGTTTTGCAACAAATCCTTTAGAGGTTCTGATTTCTTCTTTATAGACCAGCGACAATAGCACTGAAGGTGTCTAGTGGAAAGCTACCGAGATGTTCCTTTTAATGGGTGAGAAATCTAAGAGTGAAGGCTGCTTTTCTTAGACATTCTCTATTACAAACACCTTGTCCATGTAAATTTGGTGCTTCAAAATGTAGGAGTTTGGTGCAgatatattgttttttattagaTGAATTACCAGAAACTAGAATCAACATGACAAATGttaagatataaataaaagtaactaGAGTGCACTAAATTCTTTTTTACCACTGATGTACAGAGGTAGTAAAGTGTAGCGGCAGTGACTGCAGTCTCATCGCTAACTTCTTTCCATGCTATGTATCCTGTAAATAAAGTCACGACCAGCGAATGAATCTCAGTGGACAGTTTGCCATCAGCTCACCACGGGTCTGTACTGTTGATAAGATTGACTTAATTAATCACTGCCTTGCTTCAGCCACAACCTGACTTCGATCTGAAAGTGATGAGTTGCTACACTCCATTCCATCACAGTTGTCTGCattatgaaaatgaatgaaggatgaagTATAGATGATAAGTATGTTTTCGAGATCTTTTCAATTTAAATCAGGTTCTATAGTGCAAGTTCAGAGCATAAAAACAGAGAGCAATGAGGGTGAAATGAGCCATCGAGAAAATCAGGCTTCTTagtgtttgtggtttgttttcGGTCAGTAAGATGATCGATGGATTTTTCAAATTTAATTAAGTAACAGATGTCGTATTGTTATTAGTAGTTGAATGTGTAGTCTGAGCcaggtaatattctctctctctctctctctctctctctctctctctctctctctctctctctctctctctctctctgcgaatgTCTTCTATGTCACAAATGTTGTATGAATGtagtacaatattttttttttctctatttttgtgcTTTTTCTTCTAAGAATGcattcatagtgtgtgtgtgtgtgtgtgtgtgtgtgtgtgtgtgtgtgtgtgtgtgtgtgtgtgtgtgtgtgtgtgtaaattatatgaaagaaagaataagtacATCACTTAATTCATGGCTTTATTAGTGTtgtaaaaacaagtgaaaacaaAGTGGTAAAATGATACACTACAACAATGACACTTATGCAAATGTTAGATACACATACTCGTACCTCCGCCTCGTGAAGACTGGGAGGGGCGCTCTTAAATAATGGACAACGgcaaattataaagaaaaaatgaaaaaaaaaacaagtcaaggtaaagaagaagagaaaaaaaaattacgttaaaaaaataattcacGTAACCCTATCACTAGGTTCAAGTGCGAACAATACAATATTTAAAATTACAGTGAAAAGAATTAGatttaaaacaaaagaaaggaatacaagACCAACAAAATTATACACTATTAATAGGATTGGATGCCAACAATGCTTGATTTGAACCTGGGGCTTGAAATGCATGGCTCTCACAAAAGGCTGCTGAAGGGAACGAAGCTGGATGGATGCTGGGAACACCTCACTCGGGCACATTTTATTGTGTAGCTAACaagaaggaagcagaagagacTTTCACTTTGATTGTACGTTATTTCGTTATTCGAGTTCATACTTATCTATTCCTTTACTTATGGTTCTCTCTTCATATGCTAGGCTTGGCACATAGtcttataatgatgataatgataataataataataataataaaaataataataatagtaataataataataagaagaagaagaaacaaatgaataaacagatagatacataaatgaaaTCATCGAACCTGAAACAACGACACCCATGAGTGACTTCAGTTCCGGAGCCTCGAGTCAGTGTCGAGAGctcagagaaagggaaaggaaatagtaCACTTAAGTAACAGTGAGAAGATAGACTCGCCCACGCTCAGGTGAATGTTGCATGTTGAAgaacgtggaaaaaaaatgaaaaatttacCTCCCTGACTTTGAAATCTTAGTGCTctgtctttcacacacacacacacacacacacacacacacacaatgagagtTAAAACCATGCAGTTAATAAGAATGATATTATACATGCAACTTACGTCGTCTCTGTTGCGGACAATAGACCTATATCTATAACACACAGAGGACTTAACGCTAGGGAAACTGgagaaacaatataaaaaaaaaactaaatcgtGGATCATTTCTCTACAACTAATATCTGACTTGTCTCTGAAGAGCAGCGTTGTGGGGGAGGGCGCTTAGTACCCAAAAGACGGAGTAGGGGTAGGGGCTCCATAGGTGGGCGCCGGTGCCTGGTAAGATGGCGCAGGTGGCTCGGGGGCGTGATAAATGGGCGCTGGAGGTTCATAGGTTGGTTCAGGGGCTTTGTAGATAGGCTCAGGGGGACTGTAGATAGGTTCAGGGGGACTGTAGATAGGCTCAGGGGGACTGTAGATAGGCTCAGGAGGGCCATAGGAGGTTGGTGGGGGACCGTAGGTAGGCTCTGGGCAGTGGGTGATGTAACGCTGCTGGTGCTTGACAACTGTGGTGTACTGTGGGATCAGCTGGGTGGAGTATGCCAGCTTGGTGACGtgctgagtggtggtgatgtaatgtggTGTGTACTCCACCTGTGTAGAGTAGCGAACCTGCGTCGTGGTGACTATCTGGGTGACGTAGGAGGTCTTGGTGAGGTAAACGCTGCTGTACTTGGTGTCCGTCATGTACTCGGTCACGTACTGGGTCCTGATGTCCGGCACGTACTGGGTCTTGTGCACGACTCGGGTTTGCTcgtaggtggtggtgacgtaCTTAGGCACATACTGGCGCTCGTACTTGGTGATGAGCTGAGTCTGCAGGTGGGTCTTGTAGAGGGTCGTGGGCACCAGCTGGGTCTTGTACACTGTCTTGTGAACCGGCACCTGCGGCAGATCGGATCCATGTGAGTGTTAAGTAGTGCATAATTGTCAAAAGCAGTGATGTTGTATTGTATAAAGTGTTTTAACCAATAGAAAAGTAATATATGACTATCTCCACCAATCATAAACGTCGTAATTCCTCATCTTTATACTTTATTAGAAAAAGCATTAATCTGTATTGGATTAACTAACCTGCAATTTATCTAAACAATACAAGGAACAACACagcaaccatcatcatcatcatcatcattacaggaaagagggagaccaaaccaatgaaaagataaagtttaacaagaacgagaaaatacaataatagtGTTTAtaagccacaccaccaccactgttaccaatcCCAGCCACCATTACTAACCTGCTCAACCTTCGTCTGGTACTGAGTGACGTATTTGATCTGTGGGTAGCACTGGGAGGGTGGTGGGCCGTAAGTGGGAGCTGGGGGAGGGCCATAGCTTGGGGGTGGAGGTGCACCATAGCCTGTCGCGGGGAGGTCAGGGGAGGGGCCGCCCAGGGCTAACCCGAGGGTCGCCAGTAGCGCCACAAAGCGGATCATCTGAGGAAGAAACGTGTGATCTTGAGGAAGGGTAATAGAGAATGAAGTAGGAGTCTGTAGGTGTTATTCTTGAGTATGCTGAATTCATATAGtgtttgttactctctctctctctctctctctctctctctctctctctctctctctctctctctctctctctctctctctctctctctctctctctatgcattaattgaaataaaactaaataatgtATTATTCCTACCAAATACTTAATCATCGTCAACAACACAATTAAAAATATCATGTTCCCGTAAATATACTCCTAAAGTCACCTGAGCATTTATTACCTATGGCATTAATAAACAAACCCAAACAATGAGCTATATCCGAGTTCCCTGTGGCAGGTATTTACACTATCAAACACACATAATTTCTTCACAGCAGCGAGAACCTCTTATCGTAACAGCGGACTGCATAACGCGTGTACCCGGAGTCTCTGCGGTCGAGAACCAGGTGGACCTGACCCCACCTCACTTTAAAAACTGGTCGGGGAAAGTAACAGAGGTCGgtcggggaaaggaaagggtcgGTTGGGCTAAGCGGTTTAGTCAAGGTTCTCCTCGTCGAAAGGGAAAGTGAACTGGATCAGGGGTGAATGCCAACCTtaaacttcttttcttctcttcctttctcgtctCCTTTATGACCTGTCTCTCGTCTACTTCAGTCCTTCCTCGTTTTGTCACATGTTTGTTAGTTTAGCGTCCATTaatgtcctccttctcttcgctttctaCCATT
This DNA window, taken from Portunus trituberculatus isolate SZX2019 chromosome 15, ASM1759143v1, whole genome shotgun sequence, encodes the following:
- the LOC123504288 gene encoding proline-rich extensin-like protein EPR1, producing the protein MIRFVALLATLGLALGGPSPDLPATGYGAPPPPSYGPPPAPTYGPPPSQCYPQIKYVTQYQTKVEQVPVHKTVYKTQLVPTTLYKTHLQTQLITKYERQYVPKYVTTTYEQTRVVHKTQYVPDIRTQYVTEYMTDTKYSSVYLTKTSYVTQIVTTTQVRYSTQVEYTPHYITTTQHVTKLAYSTQLIPQYTTVVKHQQRYITHCPEPTYGPPPTSYGPPEPIYSPPEPIYSPPEPIYSPPEPIYKAPEPTYEPPAPIYHAPEPPAPSYQAPAPTYGAPTPTPSFGY